One window of Mauremys reevesii isolate NIE-2019 linkage group 4, ASM1616193v1, whole genome shotgun sequence genomic DNA carries:
- the SIX1 gene encoding homeobox protein SIX1 isoform X1, whose product MSMLPSFGFTQEQVACVCEVLQQGGNLERLGRFLWSLPACDHLHKNESVLKAKAVVAFHRGNFRELYKILESHQFSPHNHPKLQQLWLKAHYVEAEKLRGRPLGAVGKYRVRRKFPLPRTIWDGEETSYCFKEKSRGVLREWYAHNPYPSPREKRELAEATGLTTTQVSNWFKNRRQRDRAAEAKERENTENNNTSTNKPNQLSPLDGGKPLMSSSEEEFSPPQSPDQNSVLLLQGNLSHARSSNYSLTGLTASQTSHSLQDSLLGPLTSSLVDLGS is encoded by the exons ATGTCCATGCTGCCGTCCTTCGGCTTCACGCAGGAGCAAGTGGCCTGCGTGTGCGAGGTGCTCCAGCAAGGGGGGAACCTGGAGCGGCTGGGCCGGTTCCTCTGGTCCCTGCCGGCCTGCGACCACCTGCACAAGAACGAGAGCGTCCTCAAAGCCAAGGCGGTGGTGGCCTTCCACCGCGGCAACTTCCGCGAGCTCTACAAGATCCTGGAGAGCCACCAGTTCTCGCCCCACAACCACCCcaagctgcagcagctctggctcAAGGCGCACTACGTGGAAGCCGAGAAGCTGCGGGGCCGACCCCTGGGCGCCGTGGGCAAGTACCGGGTGCGCCGAAAGTTCCCCCTGCCCAGGACCATCTGGGATGGCGAGGAGACCAGCTACTGCTTCAAGGAGAAGTCCCGGGGCGTGCTGAGGGAGTGGTACGCGCACAACCCCTACCCCTCGCCGCGGGAGAAGAGGGAGCTGGCCGAGGCCACCGGCCTCACCACTACCCAGGTCAGCAACTGGTTTAAAAACAGGAGGCAGCGGGACCGAGCGGCAGAGGCGAAGGAAAG GGAGAACACTGAAAACAACAACACGTCCACCAACAAACCCAACCAGCTCTCTCCCCTGGATGGGGGCAAACCGCTTATGTCCAGCTCCGAAGAAGAATTCTCCCCCCCACAAAGTCCAGATCAGAACTCAGTCCTTCTATTACAGGGAAACCTCAGCCATGCCAGGAGCTCCAACTATTCCCTGACGGGCTTAACTGCCTCTCAGACCAGCCATAGCCTTCAGGACTCCCTGCTCGGACCCCTCACCTCCAGCTTGGTAGACCTCGGCTCCTAA
- the SIX1 gene encoding homeobox protein SIX1 isoform X2, producing the protein MSMLPSFGFTQEQVACVCEVLQQGGNLERLGRFLWSLPACDHLHKNESVLKAKAVVAFHRGNFRELYKILESHQFSPHNHPKLQQLWLKAHYVEAEKLRGRPLGAVGKYRVRRKFPLPRTIWDGEETSYCFKEKSRGVLREWYAHNPYPSPREKRELAEATGLTTTQGEH; encoded by the exons ATGTCCATGCTGCCGTCCTTCGGCTTCACGCAGGAGCAAGTGGCCTGCGTGTGCGAGGTGCTCCAGCAAGGGGGGAACCTGGAGCGGCTGGGCCGGTTCCTCTGGTCCCTGCCGGCCTGCGACCACCTGCACAAGAACGAGAGCGTCCTCAAAGCCAAGGCGGTGGTGGCCTTCCACCGCGGCAACTTCCGCGAGCTCTACAAGATCCTGGAGAGCCACCAGTTCTCGCCCCACAACCACCCcaagctgcagcagctctggctcAAGGCGCACTACGTGGAAGCCGAGAAGCTGCGGGGCCGACCCCTGGGCGCCGTGGGCAAGTACCGGGTGCGCCGAAAGTTCCCCCTGCCCAGGACCATCTGGGATGGCGAGGAGACCAGCTACTGCTTCAAGGAGAAGTCCCGGGGCGTGCTGAGGGAGTGGTACGCGCACAACCCCTACCCCTCGCCGCGGGAGAAGAGGGAGCTGGCCGAGGCCACCGGCCTCACCACTACCCAG GGAGAACACTGA